From the Bradyrhizobium ontarionense genome, the window ACCTCCGAGCTGTACGGCCTGGTCCAGGAGATCCCGCAGAAGGAGACCACGCCGTTCTATCCGCGCTCGCCTTACGGCTGCGCCAAGCTCTACGGCTACTGGATCACGGTGAACTATCGCGAAGCCTACGGCATGTTCGCCTGCAACGGCATCCTGTTCAATCACGAGAGCCCGATCCGCGGCGAGACCTTCGTCACGCGCAAGATCACCCGTGGCGTCGCCCGCATCGAGACCGGCCTGGAGGAGACCATCTATCTCGGCAATCTCGAGGCCAAGCGCGACTGGGGTCACGCCCGCGACTATGTCGAGGGCATGCATCGTATCCTGCAGGCGGATACGCCCGACGACTTCGTGCTGGCGACCGGCGAGACCCATTCGGTGCGCGAGCTCGTCGAGCTCGCCTTCGCCGAGGTCGATCGCCGCATCGAATGGCGCGGTGAGGGCGTCGACGAGGCCGGGATCGATTGCAAGTCCGGCAAGACGGTGGTGCGCATCGACCCGACTTATTTCCGGCCGACCGAGGTCGACCTTCTGATCGGCGACTGCAGCAAGGCGCGCGATAAGCTCGGCTGGGCGCCGAAGACGAGCTTCGCCCAGCTCGTCAAGGAAATGGTCGCGAGCGACCTGGATGCCGCACGCAAGGAGGCCGTCCGTGGCGGCCTTTGATCTCCGGGGCAAGCGCGTCTTCGTTGCCGGCCATCGCGGCATGGTCGGCAGCGCGCTGGTGCGGCGATTGGCGAGCGAGGGCGTCGAGCTGCTGACCGTGCCGCGCCGCGACGTCGATCTACGCGACCAGACCGCCGTGTTCTCCTGGTTCGCCAGGACCAAGCCGCAAGTCGTGTTCCTCGCCGCCGCCAAGGTCGGCGGCATCGTCGCCAACAACACGCTGCGCGCTGAATTCATCTACGACAACATCGCGATTGCCACCAACGTCATCCACGCCGCGCATGTGAACAGCGCCGAGAAGCTGATGTTTCTCGGCTCCTCCTGCATCTATCCGAAGCTCGCCCCGCAGCCGCTGCGTGAAGATGCGATGCTGACCG encodes:
- the gmd gene encoding GDP-mannose 4,6-dehydratase — translated: MARQDCRGRVALITGVTGQDGAYLAEYLLGLGYTVHGIKRRSSSFNTARVDHLYQDPHHGNVPFLLHYGDMTDSTNLIRLVQQIRPHEIYNLAAQSHVGVSFESPEYTANADALGVLRLLEAIRILGMEKETRFYQASTSELYGLVQEIPQKETTPFYPRSPYGCAKLYGYWITVNYREAYGMFACNGILFNHESPIRGETFVTRKITRGVARIETGLEETIYLGNLEAKRDWGHARDYVEGMHRILQADTPDDFVLATGETHSVRELVELAFAEVDRRIEWRGEGVDEAGIDCKSGKTVVRIDPTYFRPTEVDLLIGDCSKARDKLGWAPKTSFAQLVKEMVASDLDAARKEAVRGGL